The Chryseobacterium phocaeense genome includes the window AGTTCACTTCAGACGCAAGGTTACATCCAGAATGGCACACCTTCAATTTCTTATACCTTAAATGGTGATAACTCAGAGGATACGTATGTTGATAGCTGGTATCTGATTCAAATTGAAACTGTTAATGGCGATGTGATAAAGTATAATTATACTTTGGATGAATCTTATTATTATAAAAAAGATTATGATAAGATTGTTTATCCTTGTATCTCCACACCTTGTGATCAGCCAACCAATCCAGGAGTTTATACCTATTTTTCTAAGATCATTGAAAATAAATATATACTTGAATCTATTGAATTTCCCGAAGGGAAAATTAAATTTTTACCATCTTCTGTCAACCGCACAGACATTCAGGGGGGGAAATCACTTGATAAAATTGAAATTTATGACAGTAAAAATCATTTAATTGAATATTTTAAATTTAATTATAGTACGCAGGAATCAGTCCAAAATCCAAATATAAATGCACTGTTGGCATCATTAGATACTTCCTCAAATAAGAGAATGTTTCTTAGTGGAGCAGTCCGTTACTCAAAACAGAATGGAATTATTGAAAAGTATAATTATACATATAATTCTACTCAGCTTCCTAACAGATTTTCGACATCTCAGGATATGTGGGGATATTACAATAATGCATCAAACGGATCGTATTTGCATTTTTTTGATTATAATGGACATTTTTCAAGTAACAGAGAAAGTAGTGAGGAAGGATCAAAAGCAGGTATATTGGAATCTGTAAGCCACTCTACCGGATTAAAAACAGAATTCACCTACGAAAACAATCTTTTGAAGCCTACATTTAATATGGATGGGATATTAGGTATTATTAATACTCCTTATCAAACTAAATCGGAAACTCTTATAAAAGCGGGGGATATACTTCCAAACTACAATACTTCCACAAATTCGTATTATAAAGACATTACGATAGATCCTAATCTGTATGATACAGAAGTAAAAATAACATTGGATTATCAAACATTTGTAAATCCTAATATGCCTGTACAATGCAGTTATTACACGGGTTGGATAGAGCAAAATGGTGCGAGAGTTATTCTTTTCCCCAATATCGGAGCCAATAAAACTATAGTAAAAGGTACTTCCTCTACGAGGGCATTAACAGCAGGTTCCACATACAGGTTAGGAGTAACAGCATTCGGTTGTTCACTGGAAGATGTGATTTCTAACGAATCTGAAAGTGTTTCCCTGATGCTCGACTATAAGGTAGCAAATATCAATGAAAACCTTTACTACGGGCCAGGAAACAGAATCAGACAAATAAGGTATCTGGATCAGGATCAATTAAAAATAAAAAAAACATTCGAATATAAAGGGCCTACTGGAACAGCGAGTGGAGATCTATTCGGGATGAGGGAATATGTAGGAGTTGTGGGAATTAACCAGAATAACGTCCCTATTTTAGACCCCAAAGGTGTTTTCGCCGGATCAGTGAATTCTTCTCTGGAATCTAACAGTATGGGATATCGCTATGTAAAAGAATACCTGGGTGATGAACTTGAAAATAAAGGGCGTACAGACTACGAGTTTACAAATTTTGCTGATGGGAGTAACTTCTTAAAATATCCGTTTACTTTACCGACCGATAACCAATGGACAAGAGGGTTATTAACTTCAAAAAAACATTATGAAAACATCAATAATTCTTATAAACTTTTACAGGATGAATCAAATGAATATAAATTCGGTGGTTTTGACACTCCGTATGAAATCAGCCCTCCAATGGGTTTTGAGTCCGCAGACGGAATGATTCACAACTACACTAAAAATAGAGATTATTATGTTGTTCCATTGGCTCAAATGTACATGAATCTTTCTCATCTTGTTGGCTCTCCCCTGCCACATAATAATTTTTTAGTCGTAAATTTCACGGATAATTTAAAAATATACTATAAACCTTATTATTTTAACAGTGGTAAAGTAGAAAAAAATAAAACAATAATCAATGATTATAGAAATGATAAAATTTTAACTTCTAAAAATACCTTTTTATATAGTAGTACTAATCATTATCAATTGACTTCTCAAAAAAATATTTTTCCCGATCTTAGTACTCAGGAGGTATTTTATCTATATGCTCACGAAAAAAATAATACAAAACTAATTAATGCAAACATTATTGGAATTCCTTTAGAAACAGAAGTTAAGAAAAACAACAAAACAGTTTCAAAGACGGAAACGTTATATAATGACGTTTCCCATTTATTTCCAACTTCTGTTCAGTCATTAAATATCCAGGGAAATCTGATGTCCACTGAGGCCACATATGATAAATACGATTCTAACGGAAACCTGCAGCAATACACTTCCAGAAACGGAATCTCGACAACCATCGTTTGGGGCTACAACAAAACACAGCCAATAGCAAAGATAGAAGGCGCAAAACTGTCAGATATTTCACAAACATTAATAGACAGTATTGTTAACGCATCTGCTAATGATGCCCAGTTGGGAACTGATGCTTCTGAACAGTCATTCATTTCAGCTTTGGATTTGTTCAGAACTCATTCTGCCTTATCAGGTTACCAGATCACGACTTACTCCTATGACCCGTTAATCGGAGTGCGAAGCATCACTCCTCCATCTGGTATCAGAGAAGTATACATGTATGATACCGCCAACAGATTAATGGAAATCAGGGAAAATAGTGCAACAGGGAAAATTTTAAAAGAATTCAAATACAATTACAAACAATAAAACTCAGATTATGAAAAAAACAATATTCATTGCAGGCATTTTTGCCGCTCAGTTAACTTATGCACAGTTATATACTCAGGGAGGTGCTTTAAATCAGACAACAACTCCCGCATCGGGTAACGTTGGGATAGGAATTCACAACCCCCATTCGCATTTGGAGGTAGCCAACCCCGATGGCGGTAAAATAACAATTTCCACAGGTGGAGCAAGTGCGCTTTCATCCAACCCGAAATACCCTGCTTTAGAGTTTACAGGATTCCAGAACTCCCCCAAAGCAAGAATAACAGCTACCGAGGAAACAGGAAATACCTACGGCTCAAAATTTTCTATTTTAGTAAATGACGGCAACGGTGCAACAAGCTTAGCCGAAAGATTATCTATTCTCAGAAATGGGAATATAGGAATAGGAACTACTGCTCCAAAAGAAAAACTGGATGTTTCCGGTAATATTTTAGCAGGCGGAGCCAGTTCCACAGAAGGGATTAATGCACTGGCCATACGATATGAAGACGGATCACTCAGTAACTGGGGCTCATTGAGGAGTTCAGCGGCTTCCTATATGAGTTTTGGGGTTAAGGCAGATCCAAATGTAGGGTACGGTTGGCTGTCTTCCAATGGAACTCTAAATTTTTCCAAAGTAGCCATGACCATGGGCGATGAGGGCATTAAGTTTTTAAGCTCAACTCCACAAACCATTGCCATGAATTCTCCGGTAGCCATGAATGAAATCATGAAAATTTCCGTGAATGGCAATGCCCTTTTGCAAGGTAAACTGGAAGCCAAAGAGCTCAAAGTGACCCTGACGCCAACCGCCGATTTCGTTTTTGAAGAAAATTATGGCCTTCCCAAGCTCGAAGACGTGGAAAAACATATCAAAGACAAAAAGCATTTACCCGAAATAGCCTCTGCAAAAGTAATGGAAAAAGAAGGCGTAAACGTTGGTGAATTTCAGATTAAGCTGCTGCAGAAAATTGAAGAATTAACGCTGTATGTTATTGAACAAAACAAACAGTTAAAAGACCAACACCAAAAAATTCAGAAACTTCAAACTGAGAATGCAGATTTAAAAAGTGCAGTCCTGGAAATTAAAGAGCTCAAAGATCAGATCCTGAACAAGAAATCCACTGCCACCCATTAATTGAAAAACTATGTATAAAAAAATATATATAAGTTTGGGATTGCTGTGTGGAATCTATCACCATGCACAGGTGGTTCTGACCTCTCCGCCTGCGCCCAATACCGAAGTAGCCAATCCCCAGAGCATACGCATGCTCCCGGGCTTTCGCTTCAATTCTGCTAACGGAACTTTCCGGGCCTATATCGGGGGCACATCTCCTGGGAATCCCGGGAATACCTATACCCCCATTACCGTAGATTACGCTTCCAGTATCTCCAATACTGAGAATTATGTTTATACCAGGCAGTACCTCGTGCCTACGGAGGTTTCCAACGGATCCCTGCAGCAGATCCAGAGTGTTCAGTTTTTTGACGGTCTGGGGCGTCCCAAACAATCCGTGAGCATTAAGTCTACCCCTACCGGGAAAGATCTCGTAACCCATATTCCTTACGACGCCTATGGCAGGCAGGTAGACAGCTGGCTTCCCGTTCCCATGTCTTCCCAGAGCGGGAACATCCAAAGCGGGGTAGAAAGCAGTACCAATGCTTATTATCAGGCCAACGGGATCAATGATTCTTTCCCCTTCAGTCATAAAAACCTGGAGAATTCTCCCCTGGACAGGATCCTGAGCCAGAAGAATCCCGGTAGCGGCTGGCAGAATAAGCCCGTTACCTTCGGCTATGATACCAATACGGCAGGAGAAGTAAAAAAATATACCACCGTAACCACCTGGTTTGATGGAGCTACTTCCTCCCAGTTAAGCCTATCCGGAACTTACGGCCAGGCACAGCTATACAAAAACACCGTTACTGATGAGGATGGCAATACAACCATAGAATTTAAAAACGGGCAGGGGCAAACCCTTCTGGTCAGAAAAGTGATCAGTGCTACTGAAAATGCAGATACCTACTACGTATACAATGAATATGATCAGCTGGCATTTGTGATTCCTCCACTGGCATCAACCTCTGCCTCCGTATCCGATTCTGCATTGGCACACCTCTGCTATCAGTATAAGTATGACGGAAGAAACAGGCTCGTAGAAAAGAAGCTTCCCGGAAAAGGATGGGAACAGATGGTCTACAATAAAAAAGACCAGATTGTGCTCTACCGTGACACCGTGCTGAAAAACGGGATCACCAATTTTACGGCTGACCAGTCATGGACTTTTACCAAATACGATCAGTTCGGAAGAGTAGTGTATACCGGGATTTCAAGGGACGGAACGCCAAGGCAGAATATCCAGAATTATATTGATAACCAGGCGGCGAATGCTTCCTACGAAACCCGTGGAGGCAGCTTTACCCTGAGCGGACTGGCTGTAGAATACGGCAATGTTTCTTATCCGACCAGTATCGATAAAATCCTTAGCGTAAACTATTACGATACTTATCCGCAGGGAGCTCCCGCTGTTCCTGGAACTGTTCTGGGCCAGGAAGTACTGCCTCAGGCTACGGCAAGCTCAAATGTAAGCACCAAAAGCCTGCCTACCGCATCCTATGTACGGAATATTGAAAATGAGAGCTGGACCAAAACATATACCTTTTATGATAAAAAAGGAAGGGCCATCGCTACCCATTCCGATAACCACCTCGGAGGTTATACCAAAACCGAAAGCTTCCTGAAATTTTCAGGCGTACCGGATTATACGCTTACCGAGCATAAAAGAACTGCCGGCGGAACCAAAATCAATATCAAAGAAAGTTTTGACTATGACCATCAGGAAAGGATGGTGAGGCATTGGCATGAAGTAAACAACGGCGCTAAAGAACTGCTTGCAGAAAACCTTTACAACGATCTGGGCCAGCTGCAGACTAAAAATGTAGGAAATACAACCGGCAGCCCGCTGCAAAGTGTGAAGTATGCCTACAATATCAGAGGATGGCTGACCAGACTTAACGATCCCGCCAATCTGCAGAATAAACTCTTTGCGTATGAATTGAGGTATAATCAACCCGACAGCCAGTTTTCCGGATCTGCGAAATACAATGGAAATATTTCCCAGATGTCATGGATTACCCAAAGTGATGCCGTACTGAGAAATTATTCCTATGAGTATGATGCCCTTAACCGTCTTAAAGAAGGACGCTTCTGGGACGGAATGAATCTGGACCGGGGTGAATACCACGAGCAGCTTACCTACGATTTGAACGGGAATATCAAAACCCTGCTCAGAAGAGGAAAGCAGCTTCCCGGCTACACTGCTCCCGAAGTAATGGATGACCTGGAATACCATTATCAAAACAGCGAACAGAGCAATATATTATCCTACCTTAAAGAAAAAGGGACCGGTAATGCCTTAAGCGGTTATCCGCTGGCCTCCGGAGCTACAGGAAGTACAATAACGTATGATGTCAACGGAAGTATGATTACCCAACCGGATAAAGGGATTTCTTCCATTCAATATAATTATTTAAATTTACCTGGAAAGATTACCCAAAACGCCAAAGTAACGGATTACACGTACCGGGCAGACGGGGTAAAAGTGAAAAAGCTCTTTGGCACGGTAACCACAGATTATCTGGATGGTTTCCAGTATGAAAACGAAACATTAAAATTCTTCCCAACCGCAGAAGGCTATTATAATTCTGAAACCGGAAAATATGTGTATAATTACACTGATCATTTAGGAAATACAAGGCTAAGCTACTTTAAAAACGGAGCAGGAGCAGAGATCATTGAGGAGAGTAATTATTATCCTTTTGGGCTGAAGCATGAGGGGTATAATGTGTTGTTGGGAAATCCTGCGTATAAATATAAATACAACGGGAAGGAACTTCAGGAAAGTGGAATGTATGATTACGGGGCGAGATTTTATATGGCTGATCTAGGAAGATGGGGCGTTGTAGATCCGTTGGCGGAAACTTCGAGAAGATGGAGTCCTTATACATATGCTTTTAACAACCCAATAAGATTTATTGACCCAGATGGAAGAGAATCAACAGACTGGGTAAAAAGAGGAAATCAAATATTTTTTGATGCTGAAATCACTACTCAACAACAAGCAGTTGATAAATATGGTTCTAATGTTCAACATTTAGATGAAGGTTCAACGGTTACAAGTGTTACAAATGGTCAAGGCGATGGCGACTTTCAATATACATTACATGATAATGGTACTGTTACAGATTCGAGTGGAAATGTTATGGATAATACACAGAACATAGAAGCAAGGGATAAAACTATTTTCAGTAATTGTTCAAATTGTTTAAATCCTGGTACACTTTATAAAAATCTGGGTGATTTAACTTATCCTGGGGGTGATAATCCAATGACATATAAAGGGAATTATAGTTATGACTATAAACCCTTGTTATTCTCTGAGTATCCAGCAATAGGGCACGATAGAAGATATGATAATTTAAAAATTTCAGGAGTTTCTGGTCTACTTACAGATACAAGAGCAATTGGAGCTGATTATAAATTTGTTGCGGAAGAACTAGAAATTGCGGTCAATCCATTTATTGGGGCTAAAGACAGAGCTATAGCAGCAGGGCTGGGAATTGGCCTTGGTATTGCAGCAGCTCCAAAAACAATCTTTAAACTCATTACACAACCACAGTTTGGACCAATGCATATAGAAAATGATTATAGAGAATCTAGTAAGGGTGTAACCAATAAGCCTAAAAGATAAATAATGAAAAAATATTTTATTATTAATGTAATTTATTTATTATCAATATTTTCCTGCAAAGATGTTAACAAGTTTTCAGCAGGAAGTTATCCTTATGCAGAAGTTTTTGAAATAAGCTTATCAGAAAAGAGAGTAATAGAAAAAATAGATTCGCTAAAAACAATAAATACAGAGCTTCAAGTTCCTGTTTTTGAATGGGCTGGAAATGAAGTTTCACTAAGTGATGAGGTTCAGGCAAATGGTTATTTTGTTTTTTATATTTTTATTAAAGAAAGGAACCAAATAATTCAGTTTTATGCAAAAGAGAATGGTAAGAATCATACAAAAATAGGCTTTATAAGTATACAAAATGGTTTATCTTTAGGTAATTGGAGGAAAATTAATAAGGATTTACCTGATAAGGAAAATAAACAATTAAAAGAAATTTTTAAAAAAAGAATTATCTCTAAAATTAATTAAAACATCTGATAATGTGAACCCTCGCTGGTTTGAATGACCTCGCTCGTGCTACCAATAAAATAAACCACTGTTTTCCGAAGTGGTTTATCATTTAACTACAAGAAATGCTATATTTACAATAGGTAGAATAAAGTAAAAAGCTCCTTCGCACGGTAACCACAGATTATTTAGATGGTTTCCAGTATGAAAACGGGACGTTAAAGTTCTTCCCAACCGCAGAAGGCTATTATAATGCTGAAACCGGAAAGTATGTGTATAATTACACAGATCATTTAGGAAATACAAGGTTAAGCTATTTTAAAAACGGAGCAGGAGCAGAGATTATTGAAGAGAGTAATTATTATCCTTTTGGGTTAAAGCATGAGGGGTATAATGTTTTAGGAGGAAATCCTGTGTATAAGTATAAGTACAATGGCAAGGAACTTCAGGAGACGGGTATGTATGATTACGGCGCAAGATTTTATATGCCTGACTTAGGAAGATGGGGCGTGGTACATCCGAGAAGCCAATACACTCACGAAGCATACAGCTATGTTTGGAATAATCCGATAACTTTTGCAGATCCTACCGGAATGCAGGGAGAGTTGGCTTATCCTGATAGGGACGGTAGAAAAGACGGAGAATATTGGAGAGACTCGGATGGAGAGTTTTATTGGGATGCAAAAAACAGTGTCTGGAAAGATTTTAATAATGGAAGTTCCATAATTACTCAGATTAATTTACTGGGAAAATCTAAAGATAGCCAAAATAATGGATATGCTGCTGCTGCTACACTTGGAACTCTCAATTCAGAAAATCCTGTTGGTTGGGTTATATTAGCGGCTTTATTGGGAAAGGTTATTTATGACCAGGCTACAAAACCTCCCTTACAATGGCATACAACTATTGCAGATCCCGGTGCGGGAATGAGGAAATTTGAAAACTGAGGATAGCGCAGGAGAAGATAAGGATGTTAATGGTGTGGAAGTACCTGAAGAAGGAGACAATTCTGAATATGTAGATAAAACAGGTAAAAGAGCTGTTAATAATAAAGAGACAAATGTTTCTGAGGGAGAATTTGTAGATAACCTGGAAAAATCTGGCTATAAAAAAACTAAAAGTTCAGAAGATGGAAAATCAAGAACCTATTCTAATGGGAAAACTTCTTATAACCTTCGAAATGATAAGAGAGGAAATCCTACAGCTGGTTTCAAGAAAAATCCACATGGAGTAGGAAAAACAGATATTAAAATACGATTAAAACCATAAATATGGAAAATTTTGTAACTGATAAAAAAGAATTTGAACATTATAAATCAAAAATAAAAAAGTTGTTTCCCGAGTATCTTTCATTTGAAAAAAACTCTTTTAACAGTAATTTTAAATACTTTATAGCTTTTGATTTTGACTATATTTTTGAAGAAATATTTTTTGAAGGAGTAATAGCTTTTCTGAATAACATTAAAAATGAGAAGTTATTTTTCTATACAATTGATCCTTCACCTGAAGACTATTTTTTTTTACATTTTAATAAATATAGCGTTTTTGAATTAGAGATAAATAAGAATTATGATGATTTTAATAATATTATATATAAGGATCCTGGTGAAAATACCGCAGACGCTATTGGGATAAATTCAAACGAAATATCATGCTTTTCAAATTCAAATGATTGGGCGATTATGGGTTCAAGAGAATGGGAAATTGCGATTGTGGGATTTACATCTTTGGAAATGAAAGAAAAATTTTTGATTTCTTTTAAAGATAATTCAGATATATTCACCTCTGTTGAACAACAGATAGATATATTAGATGATTTGTTGAATTTTGATAATGAACTTAAATCAGACTATAAAAAATTGATAGAGAATTATCAGGATAGAGCATAATACCCCGCTAGCGCGAACGTCCTCGCTCGTGCTTCTAAATAAACTAAACCACTGTTTTCCGCAGTGGTTTATCATTTATTACAAGAAACGTTATATTTACAACAGGTAGAGTAAAAGTAGATAAGCCCTTCGTAAAATAATCACAATTATCTGGATGGTTTCCCTGTATGAAAGTGAAACATTAAAGTTCTTCCCAACCGCAGAAGGCTATTATAATGCTGAGACAGGGAAGTATGTGTATGATTATACGGATCATTTAGGAAATACAAGGTTAAGTTATTTTAAGAATGGAGCAGGAGCAGAGATTATTGAGGAGAGTAATTATTATCCTTTTGGGATGTTGCATAATTATACAGTGACAACTCAGAATGCTTATCAGTACAAGTACAATGGAAAGGAGTTGCAGGAGACGGGAATGTATGATTATGGAGCGA containing:
- a CDS encoding FtsB/FtsL family cell division protein, giving the protein MKKTIFIAGIFAAQLTYAQLYTQGGALNQTTTPASGNVGIGIHNPHSHLEVANPDGGKITISTGGASALSSNPKYPALEFTGFQNSPKARITATEETGNTYGSKFSILVNDGNGATSLAERLSILRNGNIGIGTTAPKEKLDVSGNILAGGASSTEGINALAIRYEDGSLSNWGSLRSSAASYMSFGVKADPNVGYGWLSSNGTLNFSKVAMTMGDEGIKFLSSTPQTIAMNSPVAMNEIMKISVNGNALLQGKLEAKELKVTLTPTADFVFEENYGLPKLEDVEKHIKDKKHLPEIASAKVMEKEGVNVGEFQIKLLQKIEELTLYVIEQNKQLKDQHQKIQKLQTENADLKSAVLEIKELKDQILNKKSTATH
- a CDS encoding DUF6443 domain-containing protein codes for the protein MYKKIYISLGLLCGIYHHAQVVLTSPPAPNTEVANPQSIRMLPGFRFNSANGTFRAYIGGTSPGNPGNTYTPITVDYASSISNTENYVYTRQYLVPTEVSNGSLQQIQSVQFFDGLGRPKQSVSIKSTPTGKDLVTHIPYDAYGRQVDSWLPVPMSSQSGNIQSGVESSTNAYYQANGINDSFPFSHKNLENSPLDRILSQKNPGSGWQNKPVTFGYDTNTAGEVKKYTTVTTWFDGATSSQLSLSGTYGQAQLYKNTVTDEDGNTTIEFKNGQGQTLLVRKVISATENADTYYVYNEYDQLAFVIPPLASTSASVSDSALAHLCYQYKYDGRNRLVEKKLPGKGWEQMVYNKKDQIVLYRDTVLKNGITNFTADQSWTFTKYDQFGRVVYTGISRDGTPRQNIQNYIDNQAANASYETRGGSFTLSGLAVEYGNVSYPTSIDKILSVNYYDTYPQGAPAVPGTVLGQEVLPQATASSNVSTKSLPTASYVRNIENESWTKTYTFYDKKGRAIATHSDNHLGGYTKTESFLKFSGVPDYTLTEHKRTAGGTKINIKESFDYDHQERMVRHWHEVNNGAKELLAENLYNDLGQLQTKNVGNTTGSPLQSVKYAYNIRGWLTRLNDPANLQNKLFAYELRYNQPDSQFSGSAKYNGNISQMSWITQSDAVLRNYSYEYDALNRLKEGRFWDGMNLDRGEYHEQLTYDLNGNIKTLLRRGKQLPGYTAPEVMDDLEYHYQNSEQSNILSYLKEKGTGNALSGYPLASGATGSTITYDVNGSMITQPDKGISSIQYNYLNLPGKITQNAKVTDYTYRADGVKVKKLFGTVTTDYLDGFQYENETLKFFPTAEGYYNSETGKYVYNYTDHLGNTRLSYFKNGAGAEIIEESNYYPFGLKHEGYNVLLGNPAYKYKYNGKELQESGMYDYGARFYMADLGRWGVVDPLAETSRRWSPYTYAFNNPIRFIDPDGRESTDWVKRGNQIFFDAEITTQQQAVDKYGSNVQHLDEGSTVTSVTNGQGDGDFQYTLHDNGTVTDSSGNVMDNTQNIEARDKTIFSNCSNCLNPGTLYKNLGDLTYPGGDNPMTYKGNYSYDYKPLLFSEYPAIGHDRRYDNLKISGVSGLLTDTRAIGADYKFVAEELEIAVNPFIGAKDRAIAAGLGIGLGIAAAPKTIFKLITQPQFGPMHIENDYRESSKGVTNKPKR
- a CDS encoding RHS repeat-associated core domain-containing protein, translated to MYNYTDHLGNTRLSYFKNGAGAEIIEESNYYPFGLKHEGYNVLGGNPVYKYKYNGKELQETGMYDYGARFYMPDLGRWGVVHPRSQYTHEAYSYVWNNPITFADPTGMQGELAYPDRDGRKDGEYWRDSDGEFYWDAKNSVWKDFNNGSSIITQINLLGKSKDSQNNGYAAAATLGTLNSENPVGWVILAALLGKVIYDQATKPPLQWHTTIADPGAGMRKFEN